Proteins encoded in a region of the Candidatus Moanabacter tarae genome:
- the allD gene encoding Ureidoglycolate dehydrogenase (NAD(+)), producing MTDSTRKNIQPDDLRRFCTAAMVEAGLSEEDAALSSNVFVKTDTWGTFTHGTRQIRGLMKNARRGRLVVKAREKIVNEGPSWAIIDACDGMPPSICCRAIQLAVKKAQDSGMCYIGIRGSSHYGAAGFYANLIAENGMIGLSMCNVEPCMTVPGGKSKILGTNPIAYAAPTGTDRTIMLDIATSAVAATKIFAAKNEGRDIPDTWLVDEDGIPTTNPNEFPEKGAQLPMAGHKGYGLAVLVELLTATLSGAAMMSGVQSWVADTDESSNQGHAFLAINVGSMMPLAEFCARIASLSDEIKGASMAKGGRIFLPGEIEWNNREKALIEGISMPEDVLISLRGLAEDSGINPADFNLDLG from the coding sequence ATGACTGACTCAACCCGAAAGAATATTCAACCAGATGACCTAAGGAGATTTTGTACTGCTGCTATGGTCGAAGCCGGTCTCAGCGAAGAGGACGCCGCGCTTAGTTCCAACGTCTTCGTAAAAACTGATACATGGGGTACTTTCACTCATGGTACAAGGCAGATACGGGGGCTGATGAAGAATGCTCGTCGCGGCCGACTGGTTGTGAAAGCCAGGGAGAAAATTGTGAATGAAGGACCGTCTTGGGCTATTATTGATGCCTGTGACGGGATGCCTCCATCCATTTGTTGCCGTGCCATTCAGTTGGCCGTAAAAAAAGCCCAAGATAGCGGCATGTGTTACATCGGTATTCGAGGAAGTAGCCATTACGGTGCTGCTGGATTTTATGCCAATCTAATTGCCGAAAACGGGATGATTGGTCTATCTATGTGCAACGTAGAACCCTGCATGACCGTGCCGGGAGGGAAGAGCAAAATTCTGGGGACTAATCCGATAGCCTATGCTGCTCCCACGGGTACAGATCGTACAATTATGCTGGATATTGCTACCAGTGCAGTTGCGGCCACAAAAATATTCGCAGCTAAGAATGAAGGTCGAGACATACCGGATACATGGCTGGTGGATGAGGATGGAATCCCCACTACCAATCCCAACGAGTTTCCGGAAAAAGGGGCGCAACTTCCCATGGCTGGTCACAAAGGATACGGGTTGGCGGTGTTAGTGGAGTTGCTAACTGCAACCCTTTCGGGCGCGGCAATGATGAGTGGAGTTCAGAGTTGGGTTGCGGATACTGATGAGTCATCTAATCAGGGGCACGCTTTCCTAGCCATTAACGTTGGATCCATGATGCCGCTTGCCGAATTTTGTGCCCGGATTGCCTCCTTGAGTGACGAGATAAAGGGAGCTTCCATGGCTAAGGGGGGAAGGATCTTTTTGCCGGGTGAAATCGAGTGGAACAATCGCGAGAAAGCCCTTATCGAAGGCATTTCGATGCCTGAGGATGTTTTGATCAGTTTGCGGGGTCTGGCCGAAGACAGCGGGATAAACCCCGCTGATTTCAATTTGGATCTGGGTTAA